From Halotia branconii CENA392, the proteins below share one genomic window:
- a CDS encoding DUF2358 domain-containing protein, which produces MDIIEILKQDYQRFPANQTYSIYSEDVYFQDPLNKFNGVERYKTMIKFIQTWFIDPQMDLHDIKLLGNTIKTEWTLSWNTPLPWKPRISIPGWSELGLNSDSLIISHIDYWKCSRLDVLKQNIFPF; this is translated from the coding sequence ATGGATATTATTGAAATCCTCAAACAAGACTATCAAAGATTTCCAGCTAATCAAACATATAGCATTTATTCAGAAGATGTTTATTTTCAAGATCCATTAAATAAATTTAACGGCGTTGAACGTTACAAAACGATGATTAAGTTTATCCAAACTTGGTTTATCGATCCCCAAATGGATTTGCACGATATCAAACTTTTGGGAAACACAATTAAAACTGAGTGGACACTGAGTTGGAATACTCCTTTACCTTGGAAACCACGCATTTCTATCCCTGGTTGGAGTGAGTTAGGTCTAAATTCTGATAGTTTGATTATTTCCCATATTGATTATTGGAAATGTTCGCGCCTAGATGTGTTGAAACAGAATATATTTCCTTTCTAG
- a CDS encoding exonuclease SbcCD subunit D translates to MIKILHLSDIHMGSSFSHGRVNPATGLNTRLEDFVNTLSQCIDRALADGVDLVIFGGDAFPDATPPPYVQEAFASQFRRLVDADIPTVLLVGNHDQHSQGQGGASLNIYRTLGVPGFVVGDTLTTHCISTRNGSVQVITLPWLTRSTLMTRQETEGLSLSEVNQLLTERLQVVLEGEIRRLDPDVPTILLAHLMADNATLGAERFLAVGKGFTLPLSLLTRPCFDYVALGHVHRHQNLNKSNNPPVIYPGSIERVDFSEEKEDKGYVMITLEGKQVDWEFCPLPVRTFCTIEVDISKADDPQAALIKAIAKHDIQDAVVRLIYKLRSEQIDIIDSASLHTALSPAHTYTIQAELVSQLARPRIPELSASSSIDPMEALKTYLNNREDLKDIASSMLEAAQKLLADDVEVWLEAATNE, encoded by the coding sequence ATGATTAAAATCCTCCACCTCTCCGATATCCACATGGGAAGTAGTTTCTCTCATGGACGAGTCAATCCAGCCACAGGCTTAAATACACGGTTAGAGGATTTTGTCAATACCCTATCTCAATGCATTGACCGAGCGCTAGCAGATGGGGTGGATTTAGTAATATTTGGCGGTGATGCTTTTCCTGATGCCACTCCGCCGCCGTATGTACAAGAAGCCTTTGCTAGTCAGTTTCGCCGCCTCGTAGATGCTGACATTCCTACAGTGCTATTGGTAGGCAACCACGACCAACATTCCCAAGGACAGGGAGGAGCAAGTTTAAATATTTACCGCACCCTAGGAGTACCAGGGTTTGTTGTAGGTGATACGTTAACTACTCACTGTATATCTACTCGCAATGGCAGCGTCCAAGTGATCACTTTACCTTGGTTGACTCGCTCAACACTAATGACTCGCCAAGAAACAGAAGGTTTGTCTTTATCAGAAGTCAATCAACTATTAACAGAACGGCTGCAAGTGGTTTTAGAGGGAGAAATTCGTCGTCTTGACCCAGATGTACCAACAATTCTTTTGGCTCATTTAATGGCTGATAATGCTACCTTGGGAGCCGAACGTTTCTTGGCAGTTGGTAAAGGCTTTACTTTACCTTTGTCTTTGCTGACACGACCTTGTTTTGATTATGTCGCCTTGGGACACGTCCACCGCCATCAAAATTTGAATAAATCCAACAACCCGCCGGTGATTTATCCAGGGAGTATTGAGCGAGTAGATTTTAGTGAAGAAAAAGAAGACAAAGGCTATGTAATGATCACACTGGAAGGGAAACAAGTTGATTGGGAATTTTGTCCTTTGCCAGTTCGGACTTTCTGCACAATCGAGGTGGATATCTCCAAAGCCGACGATCCTCAAGCTGCATTAATCAAAGCGATCGCTAAACATGATATTCAAGATGCTGTAGTGCGATTAATTTATAAGCTTCGCTCAGAACAGATCGATATAATTGATAGCGCCTCTTTACATACTGCCTTAAGTCCAGCCCACACCTATACTATTCAAGCAGAATTAGTTAGTCAGTTAGCTCGGCCCCGTATTCCCGAATTAAGCGCTAGTAGTAGTATTGACCCAATGGAAGCTTTAAAAACCTACTTAAATAACCGCGAAGATCTCAAAGACATAGCATCATCAATGTTAGAAGCAGCACAAAAGTTATTAGCTGATGATGTGGAAGTTTGGCTAGAAGCAGCAACTAATGAGTAG
- a CDS encoding mannose-1-phosphate guanyltransferase produces MRAVLMAGGSGTRLRPLTCDLPKPMVPILNRPIAEHIINLLKRHQITEVIATLHYLPDVLRDYFQDGDDFGVQMTYAVEEDQPLGTAGCVKNIAELLDETFLVISGDSITDFDLSAAIAFHKRKGSKATLILTRVPNPIEFGVVITDDQANIRRFLEKPSTSEIFSDTVNTGTYILEPEVLEYLPDNTESDFSKDLFPLLLEKGEPMYGYIAQGYWCDVGHLDAYREAQYDALERKVNLDFAYKEVSSDLWVGQNTFIDPTATIETPAIIGDNCRIGARVQIESGTIIGDNVTIGADANLKRPIVWNGAIIGDEAHLSACVISRGTRVDRRAHVLEASVVGSLSTVGEEAQISPGVRVWPSKKIESGAILNINLIWGNTAQRNLFGQRGVQGLANIDITPEFAVKLGAAYGSTLKPGSKVTVSRDQRNVSRMVTRSLIAGLMSVGINIQNLDATAIPIARTIIPTMAVAGGIHVRVHPDRPDYILIEFMDTKGINITKALEKKIEGAYFKEDMRRSQIHEIGDVSYPSQVIDRYCTAFEKLLHVHTLRHSRAKVVIDYVYAVSGAVLPQMLDKFGADAVVLNASVNKTAVSVTDREGLLTQLGHVVEALKANFGVQVSANGEQLILVDESGSAIRGETLTALMVDMMLTSNPRGTVVVPVHASSAVEQVARRHDGRVIRTKANPTALMEACQKNPNVILGGSGETGFIFPHLHPGFDSMFCIAKLIEMLTIQERSLATVRAELPRVVYKTHTVRCPWTSKGALMRYLVETHPAQNLELIDGVKICQPYDDSWLLVLPDASEPLVHLYANSNDRDWADETSRNYRTRVQAFIERQQEQQPAEV; encoded by the coding sequence ATGCGTGCAGTACTGATGGCAGGCGGTTCGGGAACACGGCTTCGCCCGTTAACTTGCGATTTGCCCAAACCGATGGTGCCAATCTTAAATAGACCAATTGCCGAACACATTATTAATCTTCTCAAACGACATCAAATTACAGAAGTCATTGCAACATTGCATTACTTACCTGATGTTTTGAGAGACTACTTTCAAGATGGCGACGATTTTGGCGTACAAATGACTTATGCCGTCGAAGAAGACCAGCCTCTTGGTACGGCAGGCTGTGTAAAAAATATTGCCGAACTTTTAGATGAAACTTTTTTAGTCATTAGTGGTGATAGTATCACAGATTTTGACTTAAGTGCAGCGATCGCCTTTCACAAACGAAAAGGCTCAAAAGCAACTTTAATTTTAACCAGGGTTCCTAACCCCATTGAATTTGGGGTGGTGATTACCGACGATCAAGCCAACATTCGCCGCTTTTTAGAAAAACCCTCTACCAGTGAGATTTTTTCAGATACTGTTAATACTGGCACTTATATTCTAGAACCTGAGGTTTTGGAATATCTACCAGATAACACTGAATCTGACTTTTCCAAAGATCTATTTCCTCTACTTTTAGAAAAAGGTGAGCCAATGTATGGTTACATTGCTCAAGGTTACTGGTGTGATGTAGGTCACTTAGATGCTTATCGTGAAGCTCAGTATGATGCATTAGAGCGTAAAGTCAACCTCGATTTTGCTTATAAAGAAGTTTCGAGTGATTTATGGGTAGGGCAAAATACTTTCATTGACCCAACAGCTACGATTGAAACCCCAGCAATTATTGGTGATAATTGCCGAATTGGGGCGAGAGTGCAAATTGAGTCGGGAACCATTATTGGGGATAACGTCACTATTGGCGCTGATGCTAATCTCAAGCGTCCGATTGTCTGGAATGGAGCAATTATAGGGGATGAAGCACATCTGAGCGCTTGTGTAATTTCTCGTGGGACTCGTGTAGACCGCCGCGCTCATGTATTAGAAGCATCTGTGGTCGGTTCTCTTTCTACTGTGGGAGAAGAAGCTCAAATTAGCCCAGGTGTACGTGTTTGGCCGAGTAAAAAGATTGAATCGGGGGCAATTTTAAACATTAATTTGATTTGGGGTAACACAGCCCAACGTAATTTATTTGGGCAACGTGGTGTACAAGGATTAGCTAATATTGACATTACTCCAGAATTTGCGGTGAAGTTAGGAGCCGCTTATGGTTCTACTTTAAAACCTGGTTCTAAGGTGACAGTCTCCCGTGACCAACGTAATGTTTCGCGCATGGTGACGCGATCGCTCATTGCTGGTTTGATGTCAGTAGGGATTAATATTCAAAACCTTGATGCTACAGCTATCCCCATCGCTCGGACAATTATCCCGACAATGGCGGTGGCTGGTGGCATTCATGTACGGGTACATCCAGATCGCCCTGACTACATCCTGATTGAATTTATGGATACTAAGGGGATTAATATCACCAAAGCTTTAGAAAAGAAAATCGAAGGGGCTTACTTTAAAGAAGACATGCGGCGATCGCAAATTCATGAAATTGGCGATGTGTCATACCCCAGTCAAGTCATTGACCGTTACTGCACTGCCTTTGAGAAACTGTTACATGTTCATACCCTGCGCCATAGTCGAGCCAAAGTAGTAATTGACTATGTTTATGCGGTGTCTGGGGCAGTTTTACCCCAAATGTTAGATAAATTTGGCGCTGATGCAGTGGTGTTGAATGCTAGTGTAAATAAAACGGCTGTATCTGTGACTGATCGTGAAGGACTATTGACTCAATTAGGTCATGTAGTGGAAGCACTCAAAGCTAACTTTGGTGTCCAAGTCTCAGCTAATGGAGAACAGCTGATTTTAGTTGATGAATCAGGCTCCGCGATTCGTGGAGAAACTTTAACAGCCTTGATGGTAGACATGATGTTAACCTCTAATCCCAGAGGAACAGTAGTAGTACCAGTTCATGCTTCCAGTGCTGTCGAACAAGTTGCCCGTCGCCACGATGGCAGGGTAATTCGTACCAAGGCTAACCCTACAGCCTTAATGGAAGCTTGTCAGAAAAATCCTAATGTCATACTAGGAGGGAGTGGAGAAACTGGTTTTATTTTCCCACATCTGCATCCGGGATTTGATTCCATGTTCTGCATTGCTAAACTAATTGAAATGCTGACTATTCAAGAGCGATCGCTTGCTACTGTGCGAGCAGAATTACCTCGTGTAGTTTACAAAACTCACACAGTCCGCTGTCCTTGGACATCTAAGGGGGCGCTGATGCGTTATTTGGTCGAAACTCATCCAGCCCAAAATTTAGAACTGATTGATGGAGTGAAAATTTGTCAGCCCTACGATGATAGTTGGCTGTTAGTTTTGCCAGATGCTAGTGAACCTTTAGTACATTTATATGCCAATAGTAATGATCGCGATTGGGCAGATGAAACTTCGAGAAACTATCGCACTCGTGTTCAGGCTTTTATAGAGAGACAACAAGAACAGCAACCTGCCGAAGTGTAA
- a CDS encoding NAD(P)H-quinone oxidoreductase subunit 4, with translation MNITNFPWLTTIILLPIAASLLIPIIPDKDGKTVRWYSLIVGLIDFALIVYAFYTGYDFSNPDLQLVESYPWVPQLDLNWSVGADGLSMPLIILTGFITTLAILAAWPVTFKPKLFYFLILAMYGGQIAVFAVQDMLLFFLVWELELVPIYFLLSIWGGKKRQYAATKFILYTAGGSLFILLSALTMGFYGDTVTFDMRAIALKDFALNFQLALYAGFLIAYAVKLPIIPLHTWLPDAHGEATAPVHMLLAGILLKMGGYALIRMNAQMLPDAHAYFAPVLVVLGVVNIIYAALTSFAQRNLKRKIAYSSISHMGFVTIGIASFTDLGLSGAVLQMVSHGLIGASLFFLVGATYDRTHTLMLDEMGGVGKRMRKIFAMFTACSMASLALPGMSGFVAELMVFVGFATSDAYSSTFKVIVVFLMAVGVILTPIYLLSMLREIFYGQENEELVSHQALIDAEPREVFIIACLLVPIIGIGLYPKLLTQMYDATTVQLTARLRDSVPTLAQQKQEAPQISLSAPAISN, from the coding sequence ATGAATATAACTAATTTCCCGTGGCTGACGACGATTATTCTGTTGCCGATAGCCGCGTCACTACTGATTCCCATCATCCCAGATAAAGACGGCAAAACAGTACGCTGGTATTCCCTGATCGTAGGGTTGATAGATTTTGCGCTGATTGTTTATGCTTTTTATACTGGGTACGACTTCTCCAATCCCGATTTGCAACTGGTAGAGAGTTACCCTTGGGTTCCGCAACTAGATTTGAATTGGTCAGTAGGGGCAGATGGCTTATCAATGCCCCTAATTATTTTGACTGGATTCATTACCACGCTGGCGATTTTAGCAGCTTGGCCTGTGACTTTTAAGCCAAAGCTATTTTACTTCTTGATTTTGGCGATGTATGGCGGTCAGATTGCCGTGTTCGCTGTTCAGGATATGCTGTTATTTTTCCTGGTGTGGGAACTGGAACTAGTACCGATATACTTTCTGCTATCGATTTGGGGAGGCAAAAAGCGACAATACGCAGCGACGAAGTTCATTTTATACACTGCTGGTGGTTCGCTGTTTATTTTGCTGTCAGCCCTAACAATGGGATTTTATGGCGATACGGTGACATTTGACATGCGAGCGATCGCCCTTAAAGACTTCGCCCTCAATTTTCAACTAGCACTATATGCCGGGTTCCTGATTGCCTACGCTGTTAAATTGCCAATTATTCCCTTGCACACTTGGCTACCAGATGCCCACGGTGAAGCCACAGCGCCAGTACACATGTTACTGGCAGGTATTCTGCTGAAAATGGGCGGTTATGCCTTAATTCGGATGAATGCTCAAATGCTCCCCGATGCCCACGCTTATTTTGCGCCGGTGCTAGTAGTTTTGGGGGTAGTTAATATCATTTACGCAGCCCTTACATCCTTTGCCCAGCGAAATCTCAAACGAAAAATTGCTTACTCCTCAATTTCACACATGGGCTTTGTCACTATTGGTATTGCCTCCTTCACAGATTTGGGATTGAGTGGGGCAGTTTTACAAATGGTTTCTCACGGATTAATTGGGGCAAGTTTATTCTTCCTCGTCGGTGCAACTTATGACCGCACACACACCTTAATGTTGGATGAAATGGGTGGTGTTGGTAAGAGGATGCGGAAAATTTTCGCTATGTTTACTGCCTGTTCGATGGCTTCTTTAGCATTGCCAGGAATGAGTGGTTTTGTAGCTGAATTAATGGTGTTTGTTGGCTTTGCGACTAGCGATGCTTACAGCTCCACATTTAAAGTCATCGTGGTATTTTTGATGGCAGTTGGGGTGATTTTAACTCCGATTTATTTGCTGTCAATGTTGCGAGAAATTTTCTACGGTCAAGAGAACGAAGAATTAGTTTCTCACCAAGCTTTGATAGATGCTGAACCCCGCGAAGTTTTTATCATTGCTTGTTTGTTAGTACCAATTATTGGTATTGGTCTTTATCCCAAGTTACTTACTCAGATGTATGACGCGACAACTGTACAGTTGACAGCAAGGTTGCGTGATTCTGTGCCGACGTTAGCACAGCAAAAACAAGAAGCGCCACAAATTTCTTTGAGTGCGCCAGCGATTAGCAATTAG
- a CDS encoding Uma2 family endonuclease yields MISADTTSELLTIPPLENGDKLTRQDFERRYRAMPHLKKAELIAGTVYVASPLRIKSHGEPHAYIMTWLGVYKAATPGVGLADNTTVIIDADNEPQPDAILRIEQGGQSTISKDDYVEGAPELIVEIAASSASYDLHEKLKVYRRNQVQEYLVWRVYDRQFDWFRLNEGEYIQLEPNTGDIICSQVFPGLWLAKSALLSGNLAKVLAILNQGLSTSEHQSFVEKLPTTIV; encoded by the coding sequence ATGATATCTGCTGACACAACTTCTGAACTGTTGACAATTCCGCCTTTAGAAAACGGCGACAAACTCACCCGCCAAGACTTTGAGCGGCGTTATCGCGCTATGCCTCATCTAAAGAAAGCAGAATTGATTGCAGGAACTGTTTACGTAGCATCACCCTTGAGAATCAAAAGTCATGGAGAACCCCATGCTTATATTATGACTTGGCTAGGAGTTTACAAAGCAGCAACCCCAGGCGTAGGCTTAGCAGATAATACTACAGTTATCATCGATGCCGATAACGAACCACAACCGGATGCGATACTGAGAATAGAACAAGGTGGACAATCAACGATTAGCAAAGATGATTATGTTGAAGGTGCGCCAGAATTAATTGTAGAAATTGCCGCTTCTAGTGCTTCATACGATTTGCATGAAAAACTAAAAGTATATCGTCGTAATCAAGTCCAAGAATATTTAGTTTGGCGAGTTTATGATCGTCAATTTGATTGGTTTAGGTTAAACGAAGGAGAGTATATCCAACTTGAGCCGAACACAGGTGATATTATTTGTTCGCAAGTATTTCCTGGGTTATGGTTAGCAAAATCGGCTTTATTATCAGGAAACTTAGCTAAAGTATTAGCCATTTTAAATCAAGGATTATCTACATCAGAACATCAAAGTTTTGTAGAAAAATTACCTACTACGATTGTGTAG